ttcttgcctttactattcctcaactcaatccacagtgtctCTACCTTGTCAGTCCTTATGTTTtcactcgcaagggactgaattccctccctcaccagcagagttaCCCCCCAccttctgcccacctgcctgtcctttctataggatgtataaccctgaatattaagttcccaggtccgatcctcctgcagccacgtctcagtaatccccacaatgtcatatctaccaacctctaactgagtctcaagctcatccactttacttcttatacttcgcgcattcatatacaatacttttaattccttacacatctcacctttcacatcaatccctattacacggccatactctcctatccctttgtgagcttcctttcactTCTGCTTCCTTTGGCACAGTTAAACTATTTGACTCAGATTCGCCACAATCATCCATCTCACAATTACGGTTGCATTGTGATAATGAGGCAAGATCTCTGGTAAATTTAATAGGGACAGGGAACGAAGGGGAAGAAAAAAGAGCAAATCTAACGTGTCTATCATGAGCATCTGCAGTGCTATACGTGCTCCTACCAGCCTAACCCACTGATTCCAGTCCAAGACTTTGAATGATGCAAAACAAAAAGTACTTCATTTTCCTCAGGCCAATGGTGGAGATATCTATTGCCAAGAAATAAAACCAACAAAGCAACACCTGTCATCTGGCAACATTTAACAGTTCATCTGGATAGTGTACTGAATCAATTTGCATTATTTAAACGGTTATTATTAGTAGGAATAAACAAAAGGAGCATAATAAGTGTTAATCACACATCTGAAGCAATTTCATGCGGAAAAAAAGTAATTTTGATTGATTTCAAAATTAATATTCGAAACAGAACTACTATTGATTCACAAGTTATGGGAAACACCACAAAAGTTAAACAAGGTAGGCATTCCTTTACAGAATCTGATCTATCTTCTCCAAAGTTTTGTTTCTGATACATTTAGCTTTTGACAATTGACTGAAAACACATACTTTGCAGGAAAAGACAATTTAATCCAGCAGTAATTAGAAGACTGCACAATTTCAGCTTTAAAAAATAAGATATTTAATTCAATGGTGAGTTAAACTCCTTAATCCTGTACGTATATATGTATTTAGTTTTACTCAATATTTTATTCaagtttccagaatctgcaggctCTTGCGTCTCCAATATATATTTACTTCTCTCTCAATATTTGTGCACAGACATTGTTAAAAGTAGTTTTGAAATGAAGTAGGTGTTAACATTCATGTACTCATATATTCTGATATGTAGATCATTAAATCCATATGCTGTTCATTGTGGCATATGACTGTATTTAAAAAGAGACACCATCAACATGACTGGATGTAATGTCACTATACAAGAATATTTGCATGTTACAATGTATAAAGTAAAATAATCCATCAGATTATACAGCTGAATTTGGGCGAATAAAAAGACATCGATAGGGCTATGTATAACAGGAGCAGGTCTTCCACCCATAATGTTGGTGCTGTACATgtggccaagataaactaatcttatctgcatgcacatgatccatatcccaacatacagctgcctatcaaaaaacctcGTACTATAGTATCTGCTAAAAGCTTCATACTAAAAACCGCTTCCTTTAGTGTATGCTACAAAGGGGGACGAGGCAtacaaaaataaactaatctaaaacaaatGCCCcccagaaaattctggaaatactgACCAGGTCAagccacatctgtgggaagaggaaTTGAGTCAAGTTGGAGACCTTAGAgaattgggggtgggggagggaggggggagatttcTATATTGCTGATTAAAATAAATCCATTGGGGGTTTTACTTTGAAatgagcttttcaaaataaaaatataGAACTAACGGCAGTTTGCAATCAAACATTTAGATATATCTTTTCTCCTTATCAATTTTCTGTGACTGCCGAAGCACAGGGTTCTGTTTCTTTACACATCCAATCAATGAGTGACCCTTAAAAAGCATTGTTCAGAACTTTGGGTAGGAGATGAGAAATTTACTTCCCAAACTTAAAGACAAATGAATGGATGTGTTCCACCCCACACCACAGGCCTCCTGGGGGACTGCGGTGAAGCCGGGCGGTGAGGATGGTcagggccgaaggagcctcagcctatgtttgtttgtttgttcatttgtactGGTGAAGGCGCACGTGGTAGCCAGCCAACACTCGCTTGtcgttttctttttgttttcaatgTTAATTTCAAGTGttcgtgtaccttgtgtgttgtgactgtcggcagaccaatttccctccagggatgaataaaatgttatcgtattgtattgtattggaaatGTTCTGAACGCGATATTACGGCATGTGTCGCTGATGCGTGACCTTCCTGGGGGCGAGGAACACGGTAAATTTGCATTCCTTCCCAAGCCGGTCTTCCACGCACCCATCATTACTCCAACACTGGCCAGGAGTTTCACAAGTACTTAGTTCCTGAATCTTTCCTCCTCCccaaaactttttttctctccttaAGACGTTCATTAAAATAAGTAGAtaataacggggtactgattgtggatgatcagccatgatcacattgaatggcgatactggctcgaagggccgaatgggtggcagtgtgacctgtgaggaggatactatgaggatgcagggtgacttggacaggttgggtgagagggcagatgcatgtcagatgcagtttaatgaggataaatgtgaggttatccactttggtggcaaaaacaggaaggcaggttattatctaaattatgtcaagttgggaaaaggggaaacacaatgggatctggggggtccttgttcatcagtcactgaaagtaagcatggaggtacagtaagcagtgaagaaagagaatggccttcataataagaggagttgagtagaggagcaaagaggttgttctgcagttgtacagggccctagtaagaccacacctggagtattgtgtgtggttttggtcaccaaatttaaggaaggacatcttgctattgagggagtgcagcgtaggttcacgaggttaattcatgggatagcgggactgtcatatgatgatagaatggagcggctgggcttatacactctggattttagaaggaagataggggatcttattgaaacataagattattaagggtttggacacgctagaggcaggaaacaagttcccgatgttgggagagtccagaaccaggaaccaGAACCagaccgcagtttaagaatagggtcgaacggagatgaagaaatactttttcatacagagagttgtgagtctgtggaattccctggtggaggctggttctctagatgctttcaaaagagagttagatagagctcttaaagatagcggagtcaagggatatggggagaaggcaggaacggggtactgattgtgaatgatcagccatgatcacattgaatggcgtgctggctcgaagggccgaatggcctactcctgcacctattgtctattgtctaaagtcaAAGGAGCCTGATAGAAATATACACATTATGAGTGGCATTGATGCGGTTTACATTAAGAAGCTTTCCGCAtaacagagggcatagatttcggATATAGATTAAGTATATGGAGGGGAACTGAGATGAATGATTTCACGCAGAGCaaacaatgtactggagtaactccagtgcGGATCAGGCACTATCTGTGGAAGGAACGATAGGCgacggaatctgaagaagggtcctggcccgaaacgtATGAAGGATCCCGGCCCgtacgatgccttgcctgggtcgccgcgctggagctctggcgagctggaccgccgtgagcaacatctccgggctgcgggtttgcggagcggagaggcggcgtgcgtagaggcggcaaggcggcagtgaggagagcgggcgccgactttgtcatcgggagcctgggagcgccaaaccggcgcggccttgtcggcttcggcagctgcgggctccaaccaggaagcagccgttccaagtggcccagccgccgaaaggactctcccgacgccggggcaagaccacccggtgagaacggccagggacatcgggcctccgtagaggcaattgcggtggccccaataggcctgactttaggGTGATCatgaggtggggactggacattgtgccttcctccacagtgctacccactgtggggggatgatttttttgtctaatttgtagtcctgtaggtctgtgtccaagatggctgccgtgaagagagagtggacgctggcgcgttttggctgccgctgctccctcttcacactgtgtttctgattttctgtttttggattgaattctgtttttaatttgtgtcactgtgatgtctttaattacttgttttattccgattatatgtttttattccgattactatgtaaggtgtccttgagatgtatgaaaggcgcccattaaataaaatttattattattattattacgtggCCTATCCATTTccaccacggatgctgcctgacccgctgagttacgcaaacactatgtgttttgctcaagattcatacatctgcaattcctggctTCTCCGTTTCCACCCAGAGGAAGGCGGAAATCTGGAACCTACGGAGGGGgtgatgaggcaggtactgtcataaTATTTGGTTGTATTAGGCGAGCGCTTGAATTGGTGAAGAGCAGAAGGCTACAGACAAAGCGCTGGGACAAGGGAATGCGTCTAGCATGGCCGACATTGAAATTATGGGGCAAAACactctacgctgtatgactctgctcAATTGTACTAATGtgctccaatctgaagaagggtctcggcccaaaacatcacccattccttctctccagagatgctgcccgtcccgctgagttactccagctttttgtgtatattttcTGTACTAATACTATATATTGACGGAGCTTTCAGAAAACGTCAGTGGTATGTCTTGCAAAGTTTTACAGGTTGAAGAATCTGTATAAATTGTTGACAGAATTCAGGGTTCGAAATCACAATCCAGTAAATGAAAATAGGAAAGCGCTTAGGACAGAGCCCATGGTTCAGTAGTCTAGTGAGGTCAATAGCCACACACACGCGTGCCTCGACAATAAAGAATTCTAGCAGAAACACGAGCTCTGGTGGTTGTACTCGTGAGTATTTGCTTTTCATTGTCAACCAACGAGTTGCATTGTTGGAGGGATGTTGCTATGGGATGTTTGTGGGGTTAAGACTCCCTGTGATCACTATTGTCACATCATTTAACCTAAATGTTCTCCACCAGAGTCCGACAACTACTAAATCCACGGAGATACAAAATGAGCAATATCCCCCAAGTATATCCGAACATTCAAGAATGGGCAGGAAACATTAATTACTTTTAAGCTTTCTTGCATAATTGTCGAAGGAAATAATTTCCATTACCAATTacgttttaaatacattttacttGCACACATCAATCCAAAATTTGGAAGTTATGAAATATCGAATAAGCCCGATATGAGCAGTTAATGTTCGAATCTCGCAATTTAATAAAGACTTAAGTCATCAGAAGTCCGACTCGTTGGGAAGATTTCCTGCGCTTTTAGGGAACGAGCTAAGTTTATTCTATCTCCTTCAAACGTTTACAAAGCAGTGTCGACGGGAAATGTACTGACACTGATGCGTTTCGACCAAAAAgtctgttaaatgtatgtttcacGTGAACGTACACGGTCCCGATTTTCTGAGCATTATCAGAGCTGCTGGGAACAGAGTATGAACTAATAGAATTATCTGATCACTGGAATCCCTTTGAGCCGTGGTAACGTGTCCTATTGGTGTTTATGGAGGGTTTTTTTTGCTAAAGCTGAATTGATGTAATTATTGGGTCGATTGTTGAAGGTTTGCGCCAGATGGCCGTGGGTCTCAAAAGCTGCAGTTGCTCGTGTTTGCTTTCTCTCCTCATATAGGATGCTAATTCGCAGATAAGTTCTGAAAAGACCGCAAAGTTGTAAAACAGTATTCATGGGGTAGAATGCCTACCGGCATGACCTATTACTAAATACATTCATGAGGCACTCTTCTTTTATCCATGATTTTCCACACGGCGCTGCTTGTATGGAGGATCAGTAATagcttttaaaaggcatttgagtGCAGGAGAAAGCGAGAATCTGCGCTTCGCTTTCACGTCTGTCTGGAATCTCTTTAGTGACTTTAAACACTCCCTCCCAAAGCAAGAGAAAAAAAGAGACCAACTTATAGAAACCGAGGGGCAGTGAGATTCAGAGAACCATGGAAAGAAGAGTAAATGGGATTATAGCAAGCAATAGAAAGTGCGAAACAAGCAAATGCAGATGGTTGATGAAACTTCAGGTTTCTTTTTGCAATAAAGATTATTTTGCCACTATTGCAGGTGCTTATATCTCGGCAGATTTAATCGATGTAGACCATGACAGATTTCCATGTAAGCTTTATTCCTGAGAAAGTTCATGCACGTGCATTGCAAGTAGAGAACTCATGCAAAGCGTTTTTGCACAAATCAATTTGTGGCTGCATGGTGTTGGTAAGTCtaactactttttttttaaagtaacacCGAATGAAATTTTTAGGATCTTCAATTTCGGTATGAAAGCTGTGAACTCGCATGTTTTAATAATAAAGCCGTAAAAAAAAAGCTAAACGCAATTATTGTATGTGCAGCTGAAGGTTTTCTCTCCAAGCTTCTCGGCAAAATGTACTGAATATTAAAAAGATGAAAACCGATGCCTTGTTTAAAAAAAGACCACGAGATTATCGAACCTAAATTAATGGGTATCGCTTCCTGAGAAGCAATACAATTTAAGAAAACAGATGGTCAGATATGAAAATAGGGTGGAGTGATCCCATCCCGTTGACAACAAAAGTGATCGAGAGAGACCGTTGATTAACAAATTAATCGAGAGAGACCGAAATCTTAAATATGTATACAAATGCGCAAATTCTGGAAATAAATCAGATTTAGGCGAAGACGATCAGAACAGTGACAATAGAATAGGTGAGGGAAAAATGAATCAGAAGAATTGTGTAACTCTTCTGTGGAAGGCAAAAGGAAACGTGGGAGGAAGAAGTTGGCAAAAATACACGAAGTACTGAAGTAACGCAGCAggccagagagcatctctggagaacatggatagaaggcatttcggatcgagacccttcttccgaatgATTGTAGTTagcgggggtgtggtgggggcgaAAGCTGGaaggaggagaggcaggacaaaggtaGTTGGCGTTGATTTGGGAGCAGAGCGAGCGTTGGAGCGAACACCGAGAGCTGCTGCCAGATGCAGTCCCCGACACCCAACTTTCTTGCATTGTTCCGCTGTCCCTTGGAGCAGAGCCAAGAGGCGGGGTCGGGGTGCGGACCTGCCCATTCACCCCCGCCCTTCCCGCCTACGTGGAGACGGATCGGGGCGGGGTTTGGCGAAGTCGCTGTGCGATTTGCTGGTCGTGCTGGCGGCAGGCGCCTTTGGGAAAGTTTGAGCGAGTTGGAGTGAAGTTTCGTCCCGGAGCTGGGTGGGATCGCCAGCTAAAGCCGGGGCGCAGGGAGCGAGTGCAGCTCGGAGAAAGGCAGTCGTCCCCCCTCACTCGGCTGAGGGGCACCCCGCCACTGACTTTACACACCGATCGGCAAAATAACTCTTGGCAGATTTTTTTGTTTAGAATTGTATTTTTGACGGAGAGTgattttctctcactctctctctctctctgtctgcagaGAAAGTTAACAGATCGGCACATCTGCGGGTTCCGCGACGTTACATGAAGGCTGCTTTGTCTATGCTGTCAAAACCCAGACACTAAATGTGCCGCGAGTGTGAATAAGGGCAAAGGCTCCGGGGGATCGACAGGGGATTGcgaattgtttttttttgctttgtgtCTGTGGAAAAGAGTCGCCAGCGCCAACGCCAACAACAAAGCCGAGCGGGCGGGCGGACGGAGGGTGCGGAAGATGGAGAAGAAGAGTGCGGGACGCCGGAGTGTTTGGTTATTGGCGGCGTTGCTCAGCTGGACGTGCCGGGAAGCGGCGGGCATTGCGGTGAGGTACCAAGTGTACGAGGAGCAGCCGGTCGGCACGGTGATCGGCAGACTTTCGGAAACTTTAGCCGACCAGTTGAACCCTTCGTCCAAGCAGTTCCGCGTGATGCAGAGGGATAACTCGTCGCTGCTGTCCGTGAGGGAGGAGGACGGGCTGGTGAGCATCGCCGGGCGGCTGGACAGGGAGCAGCTGTGCAAGCCCACCACCCCCTGCACCATCAGCTTCGATGTCATCACCCTGCCCACCGAACATCTGCAGCTGCTCCAGGTCGAGGTGCTGGTGCTCGACATCAACGACAACTCGCCTCGCTTCCCCCGCTCCGTCATCCCGGTGGAAATCTTCGAGAGCGCCTCGGTGGGAGCTCGCTTTCCCCTGGATAGCGCCGTCGACCCCGACGTGGGGAACAACTCGCTCCACACTTACTCGCTCACCCCCAACGAGCACTTCGCGCTGGAAGTCCGCACCAGGACGGACGGCGCCAAGTACGCCGACCTCATGGTGATCCGCGAACTGGACAGGGAGCGGCAGGGAAGCTACGAACTGCGCCTCACCGCCTTCGACCGAGGCGTGCCCCCCAAATCGGGATCCTCCCTCGTTAAGATCAACATCGCTGACTCGAACGACAACAGCCCGGTTTTTGAACAATCCACTTACACCATCGAACTGCCCGAGAACTCGCCCCAGGGCTCGCTGCTCCTTGACCTGAACGCGACTGATCCGGACGAAGGTAGTAATGGAAAAGTAATCTACTCCTTCAGCAGTCACGTGCCTCCCCAGGTTATGGAGACCTTCTACATTGACGCCGACACCGGCCACTTGGTCCTCCTTAAATCAGTAGACTACGAGGTCAGCCAGAGCTACGAGATCGACGGCCAAGCACAAGACCTGGGACCCAACTCCATCCCGGCCCATTGCAAGATCGTCATCAGAGTGGTGGATGCGAACGACAACCCTCCGGAGATTGCCATCACCCTGATGCCCTTGGGTAACGACGTGGCTTCTGTGCCCGAGGGGGCACACAAGGAGACCTTAATCGCCGTGGTCCGGGTCGAGGATAGAGACTCGGGGGTCAACGGGCAGGTGGGGTGCAGATTGCAAGGacaccggcacttcaaactacaaCAGACCAATGAGAAAAACTACGTGATCCAGACCAATGAGACTTTGGATAGAGAGAAAATCGCCCAGTACAAGCTGAAAATCATTGCAGAAGACAAGGGCACTCCAAGTTTAACCAGCATCCAATATGTGACCGTCCAGATAACCGATGTGAATGACAATGCTCCTCAATTCGAAAAGAGTAAATATGAATTGTTGCTTGATGAAAACAACTTGCCTGGTGCATTCATCACCTTAATGACAGCCACCGATGTGGACTTTGCTAAGAATGGCCAGGTCACCTATACAATTCTGGAATCATACATTTCTGGAAGCTCCATCACTACCTACCTCACTATTGAGCCATCGACTGGGGCAATTTATGCACTTAGGACCTTTGACCGTGAAGAGATCAACACAATTTCATTGGTAGTCCAGGCCAGGGATGGAGGCACCCCTCAACTCAGCAACAACACCACCGTCGTTTTGACTATTCTTGATCAAAATGATAATGCACCGACTATTTTAAAGCCTGCTCTGCGCAATGGAACAGCAGAGATTCCAATTCCTAGTGATGTTAGGCCCAATTATATGGTGACCACCATTGCAGCAATTGATTATGACTATGGCATCAATGCAGAATTTACCTGTACACTCCTTGATGGTAATCAAAATGGACATTTCATTTTGGATCCAAGAACTTGTGACATTTACACAAATGATACTTTCGTTTTTGCTCAAGGGAAAAGCTGGGACCTTACTGTGGCTGTGCAAGATAAAGGAACTCCACGACTCAGTGCAGTGGCTACCTTGAAAATCATGTTGACCGAACCA
The sequence above is a segment of the Amblyraja radiata isolate CabotCenter1 chromosome 1, sAmbRad1.1.pri, whole genome shotgun sequence genome. Coding sequences within it:
- the pcdh18 gene encoding protocadherin-18 encodes the protein MEKKSAGRRSVWLLAALLSWTCREAAGIAVRYQVYEEQPVGTVIGRLSETLADQLNPSSKQFRVMQRDNSSLLSVREEDGLVSIAGRLDREQLCKPTTPCTISFDVITLPTEHLQLLQVEVLVLDINDNSPRFPRSVIPVEIFESASVGARFPLDSAVDPDVGNNSLHTYSLTPNEHFALEVRTRTDGAKYADLMVIRELDRERQGSYELRLTAFDRGVPPKSGSSLVKINIADSNDNSPVFEQSTYTIELPENSPQGSLLLDLNATDPDEGSNGKVIYSFSSHVPPQVMETFYIDADTGHLVLLKSVDYEVSQSYEIDGQAQDLGPNSIPAHCKIVIRVVDANDNPPEIAITLMPLGNDVASVPEGAHKETLIAVVRVEDRDSGVNGQVGCRLQGHRHFKLQQTNEKNYVIQTNETLDREKIAQYKLKIIAEDKGTPSLTSIQYVTVQITDVNDNAPQFEKSKYELLLDENNLPGAFITLMTATDVDFAKNGQVTYTILESYISGSSITTYLTIEPSTGAIYALRTFDREEINTISLVVQARDGGTPQLSNNTTVVLTILDQNDNAPTILKPALRNGTAEIPIPSDVRPNYMVTTIAAIDYDYGINAEFTCTLLDGNQNGHFILDPRTCDIYTNDTFVFAQGKSWDLTVAVQDKGTPRLSAVATLKIMLTEPRKDIYHDEKSSLDDSMIIIISLGVICAVLLLIMAMFATRCNREKKDTRSYNCRVAESTYQHHPKRPSRQIHKGDITLVHTATGTLPIRSQHRASPSSSPTLSGMERGQMCSRQTTHSRQSLNSLVTLSSNHLPENFSLELTHTSPPVEQVSQLLSMLHQGQYQPRPSFRGNKYSRSYRYALQDMDKFSLKDSGRGDSEAGDSDYDLGRDSPIDRLLGEGFSDLFVTDNHRFHPAMKLCTDECKVLGHSDQCWMPPLSTGVSADYRSNMFIPGEDPQQPKEDDCDSSDSTEKKKSFLTFGKDSQNEEAEDLGTSSLLSEMNSVFQRLLPPQMDMYTECNGVGSGSSLENKKGHLALKPLPYPQGVAAWAACTHFQNPVNSVGLAPVNHVNPQPLSKWLPAMEEIPENYEEDEFDNVLSQLAPCMRESKHELIDASELVAEINKLLQDVRQS